One genomic window of Candidatus Neomarinimicrobiota bacterium includes the following:
- the aspS gene encoding aspartate--tRNA ligase translates to MNKRTHTCGELNANHVGKSVILNGWVNTVRLHGQVVFVDLRDRYGKTQIVFNSEDYPGDFDAVKKLSMEDVLSVSGTVQNRNEGAVNPELATGEIEVIISEMEMLNEAAPLPFIISDRNSAEENLRLKYRYLELRMDELQNNLKIRHKTYQSVRNYLSDQDFMEVETPMLMKSTPEGARDYLVPSRIHHGQFYALPQSPQIYKQILMISGYDRYFQIVKCFRDEDLRADRQPEFTQIDIEMSFVDEEMIYAQMEGLTCNVFNEVIGVDLPKSFPRLTWDEAMDKYGSDKPDTRFDMFLQDVKPFTDKSEFNAFKSAEIVKGLVIPGGAKYSRKNIDGFTDFVKKYKAKGLAWMKAEDGLLTGGISKFFSEELQKELISSTDINDGDIIFIIGDEKELTQTALGALRVEIGKVEGLSNTGEFKPVWVTDFPMFEFDAEANRYIARHHPFTAPSSSNIKDLETDPGSLKSRGYDLTMNGYEIAGGSIRNHKPEFQAKIFELLGMDEAEATARFGFLVEALKYGTPPHGGIAFGFDRLVMLLAGTNNIRDVIAFPKTTSAASLMDEAPSSVSEVQLAELNIRIVKKGE, encoded by the coding sequence ATGAATAAAAGAACACATACTTGTGGTGAATTGAATGCCAACCATGTTGGCAAATCGGTTATTTTAAACGGTTGGGTGAATACAGTCCGCCTCCATGGCCAAGTGGTTTTTGTGGATTTGCGGGACCGCTACGGTAAAACCCAGATTGTATTTAATTCAGAAGACTATCCCGGTGATTTTGATGCGGTGAAAAAACTCTCTATGGAAGATGTCTTATCCGTCTCAGGCACAGTCCAAAACCGTAATGAAGGGGCAGTCAATCCGGAATTGGCCACGGGAGAGATTGAAGTAATCATTTCTGAAATGGAGATGCTAAACGAAGCGGCACCGTTACCATTTATTATAAGCGATCGCAACAGCGCGGAAGAAAACCTCCGTTTAAAATATCGTTATTTAGAATTGCGGATGGACGAACTTCAGAATAATCTGAAGATTCGTCATAAGACTTATCAATCTGTCCGCAATTATTTATCGGATCAAGATTTTATGGAAGTGGAAACACCAATGCTCATGAAATCCACGCCTGAAGGCGCTAGGGACTATCTAGTTCCCAGCCGAATCCACCATGGACAGTTCTACGCCTTACCTCAATCGCCTCAGATTTATAAACAGATTCTCATGATTTCTGGCTATGATCGTTATTTCCAGATTGTGAAATGTTTTAGGGATGAAGATCTCCGCGCCGATCGCCAACCGGAATTTACTCAAATTGATATTGAAATGTCCTTTGTGGATGAAGAAATGATTTACGCCCAGATGGAAGGGTTAACCTGTAATGTATTCAATGAAGTGATTGGTGTTGATTTACCTAAATCTTTTCCGCGCTTGACTTGGGATGAAGCCATGGACAAATATGGTTCCGATAAGCCGGACACTCGCTTTGATATGTTTCTCCAGGATGTAAAACCATTCACAGATAAATCTGAATTCAATGCATTTAAGTCCGCAGAAATCGTTAAAGGATTGGTGATTCCCGGCGGGGCCAAATACTCCCGCAAGAATATTGATGGATTTACGGACTTTGTGAAAAAATACAAAGCTAAAGGGTTGGCGTGGATGAAGGCCGAGGACGGATTGCTAACCGGCGGTATTTCTAAATTTTTCAGTGAAGAACTGCAAAAAGAATTAATCAGTTCAACCGATATAAATGACGGCGACATTATTTTCATCATCGGTGATGAAAAAGAATTAACCCAAACTGCGTTGGGCGCTTTACGGGTTGAGATCGGTAAAGTTGAGGGTCTTTCTAATACAGGGGAATTCAAGCCTGTTTGGGTCACGGACTTTCCAATGTTTGAATTTGACGCAGAAGCGAATCGATATATTGCAAGGCATCATCCATTTACTGCCCCGTCCTCTTCTAACATTAAAGATTTGGAAACGGATCCCGGTTCACTCAAATCCCGTGGGTACGACCTCACTATGAATGGCTATGAAATTGCCGGTGGTTCTATTCGGAATCATAAGCCGGAATTCCAGGCAAAGATTTTTGAACTATTGGGTATGGATGAAGCAGAAGCTACGGCCCGCTTCGGCTTTTTAGTTGAAGCGTTAAAATACGGTACTCCGCCCCATGGCGGTATCGCTTTTGGCTTCGACCGTTTAGTCATGCTATTAGCCGGTACCAACAATATCCGTGACGTCATCGCTTTCCCAAAAACAACTTCCGCCGCTTCTTTGATGGATGAAGCACCCAGTTCAGTCTCTGAGGTCCAATTGGCAGAATTAAATATTCGGATTGTCAAAAAAGGCGAATAA